In Staphylococcus lloydii, the following proteins share a genomic window:
- a CDS encoding alpha/beta hydrolase fold domain-containing protein — MAFNIMNRFINKYLLPVRSINFDNENQLQQFLSQREKLNAQKHKQPESLNIKSNLEKQTFNDMQVFRFNFRHNSKQKILYLHGGYNVLQPSVFHWRFMDKLALSSLYEIVMPIYPKAPTYNANDTYSAINDLYQQLVSEVGEDNIVIMGDGSGGSLALSFVQQLYAQNLPMPEKIYLLSPLLDAELENNQITEELINKDKLINVEGVRKVMAEWSGDYALKDAKISPINGIINHLPTIYMFGSTQEVYYPDMLKLVELGEEHQQPIHFYPYKKMIHGFPLYPIRQSHKVVKQIAQSLKT, encoded by the coding sequence ATGGCTTTTAACATAATGAATCGCTTCATTAATAAATATTTATTACCAGTTAGATCGATTAATTTTGACAATGAGAACCAGTTACAACAATTTTTGAGTCAACGTGAGAAATTGAATGCACAAAAACATAAGCAACCAGAAAGTTTAAATATAAAGTCTAATTTAGAAAAACAAACATTTAACGACATGCAGGTGTTTAGATTTAATTTTAGACATAATAGTAAGCAGAAAATTTTATATCTTCATGGCGGATATAACGTATTACAACCGTCAGTTTTTCATTGGAGATTTATGGATAAATTAGCGTTAAGTTCATTGTATGAAATTGTCATGCCTATTTATCCTAAAGCACCGACTTACAATGCAAATGATACTTATAGTGCCATAAATGATTTATATCAACAACTGGTGTCCGAGGTAGGAGAGGACAATATAGTGATTATGGGTGATGGCTCTGGCGGTAGTTTGGCGCTTAGCTTTGTGCAACAATTATATGCACAAAACCTTCCAATGCCAGAGAAAATTTATTTGTTATCTCCGCTGTTAGATGCAGAATTGGAAAATAATCAAATTACTGAAGAGTTAATCAATAAAGATAAGTTGATTAATGTCGAAGGCGTACGTAAAGTCATGGCAGAATGGTCTGGAGACTATGCGTTGAAAGATGCAAAAATTTCCCCGATAAATGGCATCATTAATCACTTACCGACTATTTACATGTTCGGTAGTACGCAAGAAGTCTACTATCCAGATATGTTGAAACTTGTAGAATTAGGTGAAGAACATCAACAACCTATTCATTTTTATCCATATAAAAAAATGATCCATGGCTTCCCATTATATCCAATTAGACAATCGCATAAAGTAGTTAAACAAATTGCGCAATCATTAAAAACTTAA
- the fni gene encoding type 2 isopentenyl-diphosphate Delta-isomerase, which translates to MSDSKREQRKNDHVEIAMAQTDAPRSDFDKIRFVHHSIPDIDVSDVDLTSHLTDFTLDYPIYINAMTGGSEWTKNINEKLAVVARETGLAMAVGSTHAALRNANTATSFSIVRDTNPEGIVFSNVGADVPVDKAEEAVKLLDAQALQVHVNSPQELVMPEGNREFSTWMDNLALIVERVDVPVIVKEVGFGMSKETIQSLQAIGVKYVDVSGKGGTNFVDIENERRSLKDMNYLSSWGQSTVESLLESTKFQQDMNVLASGGVRTPLDAVKCLALGANAVGMSRPFLNHIENYGITSTLDYVESFVDQMKKIMTMLNVRTIEELKQTQIVFNPELISWMEQRGITI; encoded by the coding sequence GTGAGCGATTCAAAGCGAGAACAAAGAAAAAATGACCATGTGGAAATAGCAATGGCACAAACAGATGCGCCACGATCGGATTTTGATAAAATAAGGTTTGTACATCATTCCATTCCAGATATAGATGTCAGCGATGTAGATTTAACGAGTCATTTAACTGATTTTACACTAGACTATCCTATTTATATTAATGCGATGACTGGTGGAAGTGAATGGACTAAAAACATAAATGAAAAATTAGCAGTAGTAGCGCGTGAAACTGGTTTAGCAATGGCTGTTGGTTCTACACATGCTGCATTACGCAATGCAAATACGGCCACTTCATTCAGTATCGTGCGCGACACGAATCCTGAAGGCATTGTATTTAGTAATGTCGGCGCAGATGTTCCAGTTGATAAAGCAGAAGAAGCGGTAAAATTATTGGATGCTCAAGCATTGCAAGTGCATGTTAACTCTCCTCAAGAGCTAGTCATGCCTGAGGGAAATAGAGAATTTTCAACGTGGATGGATAATTTAGCATTGATTGTAGAACGTGTAGACGTGCCTGTTATCGTTAAGGAAGTTGGCTTTGGTATGAGCAAAGAAACGATTCAAAGCCTACAGGCTATAGGTGTAAAATATGTCGACGTCAGTGGTAAAGGTGGTACAAATTTCGTCGATATAGAAAATGAACGTCGTTCTTTAAAAGATATGAACTATTTATCATCTTGGGGTCAGTCTACTGTTGAATCATTATTAGAAAGTACTAAATTCCAACAAGATATGAATGTATTAGCAAGTGGTGGCGTTAGAACGCCGTTAGATGCTGTGAAATGTTTAGCATTAGGAGCGAATGCAGTAGGCATGTCGCGACCATTTTTAAATCATATTGAAAATTATGGGATAACTTCTACTTTAGATTACGTCGAATCATTCGTCGATCAAATGAAAAAAATTATGACGATGTTAAATGTTCGAACAATTGAAGAGTTAAAACAAACTCAAATTGTTTTTAATCCTGAACTTATCTCTTGGATGGAACAAAGAGGCATAACAATTTAA
- the corA gene encoding magnesium/cobalt transporter CorA, which translates to MGLTIKYQIADHPLQQVDDEQALPDEADFIWYDYENPTSLENHQLQNDFNFNKLEIDDTVNGTPRAKYKKYASYQYIVVHGIRQADYRPTAINFFIKNNVLITYHHTHEQAITDVHATLSENTTDRLTASSVMLYIIDQLVDYYFDYIYGIEEKVYDFEDKHVNDTTSKIIMDSVFKLRSDIIKLKRIVFPMHELIVTLKDSETLFNSHKDALYIQHIEDHMIKQENSIKTSDEMTNEIRENYESYSSYKMNNIMQILTLVSVIFSPLALITGIYGMNFKYMPELNWHYSYFAVLVIMLLIASICIWYFKKKKWF; encoded by the coding sequence ATGGGGCTGACGATAAAATATCAAATTGCCGACCATCCACTTCAACAAGTTGATGATGAACAGGCCTTACCCGATGAGGCTGATTTCATATGGTATGATTACGAAAATCCAACATCATTAGAAAATCATCAATTACAAAATGATTTTAATTTTAATAAACTTGAAATTGATGATACAGTTAACGGTACACCAAGAGCAAAATATAAAAAATATGCTTCATATCAATATATTGTAGTTCATGGCATACGACAAGCCGATTACAGACCAACGGCAATTAACTTTTTTATAAAAAATAATGTGTTAATTACATACCATCATACACATGAACAAGCTATTACAGATGTTCATGCTACTTTAAGTGAGAACACCACTGACCGTTTAACTGCAAGCAGCGTCATGCTCTATATTATAGATCAACTTGTAGATTATTATTTTGATTATATTTATGGTATAGAAGAAAAGGTTTATGATTTCGAAGATAAGCATGTGAATGATACTACGAGTAAGATTATTATGGATAGCGTGTTTAAGTTGCGTTCAGATATTATAAAATTAAAGCGGATTGTATTTCCGATGCATGAACTTATCGTTACACTTAAAGATAGTGAAACGCTATTTAACAGTCATAAAGACGCTTTGTATATTCAACATATTGAAGATCATATGATAAAACAAGAAAATAGTATTAAAACGTCTGATGAAATGACTAATGAAATAAGAGAGAATTATGAATCGTATAGTTCTTATAAAATGAATAATATAATGCAAATTTTGACGCTAGTATCTGTGATTTTTTCACCTTTAGCGTTAATCACGGGCATTTACGGTATGAACTTTAAATATATGCCAGAGTTAAATTGGCACTATAGTTATTTCGCCGTGTTAGTTATTATGTTACTTATAGCTAGTATATGTATTTGGTACTTTAAAAAGAAAAAATGGTTTTAA
- a CDS encoding HlyD family secretion protein, whose protein sequence is MKKMILINVITIVVLVIVGVVGFHFYNQATSYVSTDNAKVDGDQIKISAPASGELKSFDAKENDDMKKGDKVASISAKSESGGSPQTMDIKMPEDGTIVKTDGMKGSVAQAGSPIAYAYNLDDLNVTANVDEKDIADVEKGKDVDIKVDGENANLKGKVEQVGKATASSFSMMPSSNSDGNYTKVSQVVPVKIKLDSKPSKNVVPGMNAEVKIHKN, encoded by the coding sequence ATGAAAAAAATGATATTAATTAATGTCATTACTATTGTAGTTCTTGTAATTGTTGGTGTCGTTGGCTTCCATTTTTACAATCAAGCTACAAGCTATGTATCGACAGACAACGCTAAAGTTGATGGCGACCAAATTAAAATCTCTGCACCTGCGTCAGGTGAATTGAAATCTTTCGATGCGAAAGAAAATGACGACATGAAAAAAGGTGACAAAGTTGCTTCAATCTCAGCTAAAAGTGAAAGCGGCGGTTCACCTCAAACTATGGACATTAAAATGCCTGAAGACGGTACAATCGTAAAAACTGATGGCATGAAAGGTTCAGTAGCTCAAGCTGGATCACCAATTGCTTATGCTTATAATTTAGATGATTTAAACGTAACTGCAAATGTTGACGAAAAAGACATTGCAGATGTAGAAAAAGGTAAAGACGTTGACATTAAAGTTGATGGTGAAAATGCTAACCTTAAAGGTAAAGTTGAACAAGTAGGTAAAGCAACTGCTTCAAGCTTCTCAATGATGCCTTCTTCTAATAGTGATGGTAACTATACTAAAGTTTCTCAAGTAGTACCTGTTAAAATCAAGTTAGATTCAAAACCATCTAAAAACGTTGTTCCAGGAATGAACGCTGAAGTTAAAATTCATAAAAACTAA
- the gltS gene encoding sodium/glutamate symporter, with the protein MLHIDAVTTLALASVLYLLGVYIVNHVSILKKLCIPAPVIGGLLFAILVAILQSFDIVTIKLNSDFLQNFFMLAFFTTIGLGASLKLLKLGGKVLILYFIFCGILAVLQNVIGVSLAKVLNIPPLLGITAGSMSMEGGHGNAAAYGQTIQQLGYHSALTAALAAATLGLVAGGLIGGPVVKYLINKYNLKPSQAESTKEDYSKVSYNEHLHNKMEPTTVFLLQFTIVAICMAIGSYIGNTFTDLTSINIPMYVGAMFVAVIIRNISEYSNLQLIDMKIVDKISDVSLSLFLSIALMSINLTDIYKLAIPLIIIVLVQIVFIVLFSVFIVFRGLGKNYDAAVMIGGFIGHGLGATPNAMANLDVITKKFGASPKAYLVVPIVGAFLIDLLGVPIVTSFINLLK; encoded by the coding sequence ATGTTACATATAGATGCGGTTACTACCCTGGCACTAGCAAGTGTTTTGTACTTACTTGGTGTCTATATTGTGAATCATGTCTCAATATTAAAGAAATTATGTATACCCGCCCCTGTCATAGGCGGTTTATTGTTTGCAATCTTAGTTGCAATTTTACAGAGTTTTGATATTGTCACAATCAAACTTAACTCTGACTTCTTACAAAATTTCTTTATGTTAGCATTCTTCACTACTATTGGACTAGGTGCATCATTAAAATTATTAAAATTAGGTGGCAAGGTACTTATTTTATATTTCATTTTCTGTGGAATATTAGCTGTACTACAAAATGTTATTGGTGTTTCATTAGCAAAAGTACTTAACATACCACCTTTATTAGGAATTACTGCTGGATCAATGTCAATGGAAGGTGGACATGGTAACGCTGCGGCCTATGGTCAAACCATTCAACAACTGGGTTATCATTCTGCACTTACAGCCGCATTAGCAGCAGCAACTTTAGGTCTAGTTGCGGGGGGCCTTATTGGTGGACCGGTAGTGAAATATTTAATTAACAAATATAATTTAAAACCTTCACAAGCAGAATCTACAAAAGAAGATTATAGTAAAGTTTCTTATAATGAACATTTACATAATAAGATGGAACCAACGACTGTCTTTTTATTACAATTTACTATTGTTGCTATTTGTATGGCAATCGGTAGTTATATCGGCAATACATTTACAGACTTAACTAGTATCAATATCCCAATGTATGTTGGCGCAATGTTTGTAGCTGTTATTATTAGAAATATATCTGAATATAGTAACTTGCAATTAATCGATATGAAAATTGTCGATAAAATCAGTGACGTTTCATTAAGTCTATTTTTATCTATTGCCTTAATGAGTATAAATTTAACAGATATTTATAAATTAGCTATACCGCTTATCATCATCGTGCTTGTTCAAATCGTATTTATCGTTTTATTCTCTGTCTTTATTGTCTTCCGAGGATTAGGTAAAAATTACGACGCTGCGGTAATGATTGGTGGCTTTATTGGACATGGCTTAGGTGCTACACCTAATGCAATGGCTAACCTCGACGTTATTACGAAAAAATTTGGAGCTTCGCCGAAGGCATATCTTGTTGTCCCTATCGTAGGCGCCTTTTTAATAGATTTATTAGGTGTTCCTATCGTGACGTCATTTATTAATCTTTTAAAATAA
- a CDS encoding thioesterase family protein → MTTVFTVSQQVSADMIDHNNHMHDSHYNHIFSDIINQFNYAHGLSLEEREKLNYTMFTAEEQTSYLQELKLDEVYTVKLYLYDYDVKRAHFFAFMYKQDDSLAATNEAMMLGIDRDANKVSPFPQQYHQQLVQYYAQQPTIKWPKQLGHRIGIPK, encoded by the coding sequence ATGACTACAGTTTTTACAGTCTCACAGCAAGTTTCTGCTGACATGATTGACCATAATAATCACATGCATGATTCACATTATAATCATATATTTAGTGATATTATCAATCAATTTAATTACGCACACGGCTTATCACTAGAAGAAAGAGAAAAACTCAACTACACGATGTTTACAGCTGAAGAACAAACAAGTTATCTTCAAGAATTAAAGCTCGATGAAGTTTACACAGTTAAATTGTATTTGTACGATTATGATGTCAAAAGAGCACACTTTTTTGCTTTTATGTATAAACAAGATGATTCGCTCGCCGCTACTAACGAAGCGATGATGTTAGGCATTGATAGAGATGCGAATAAAGTAAGTCCTTTCCCTCAACAATATCACCAACAATTAGTACAATACTATGCACAACAACCGACTATAAAATGGCCCAAACAACTTGGTCATCGTATCGGTATACCCAAATAA
- a CDS encoding DHA2 family efflux MFS transporter permease subunit, which yields MTATFIIIYVVIAIILVGLLNLFISKRGKKSTKRQLEQKNYNNDSSSQSYQSKFNIRDKDDTAESNKLSNTDSTEKAEAASVDNEETQSFTSESAQTTSNEHAQEDGAQDSDFDKINPDSEEARVNEKLKKEHSSFMFGKGTTQMKVLLAMIFGMFIAILNQTLLNVALPKINTDFNISANTGQWLMTGFMLVNGILIPISAYLFNKYSYRKLFLVAMALFTIGSLVCGVSGSFTIMMIGRVLQAIGAGVLMPLGTNVFMTIFPPEKRGAAMGTLGIAMILAPAIGPTLSGYIVENYHWNVMFYGMFVIGLVSLLISYIWFRVYQVTSNPKADIPGIIFSTIGFGALLYGFSEAGNKSWTSPVIIVSFIIGVIFIIAFVIRELTMRMPMLNLEVLKYSGFTLTTVINMIVTMSLFGGMILLPLYLQNLRGFTPVQSGLLLLPGAIIMGIMGPIAGRLLDAIGIKPLAIIGTAIMTYATYELTKLNMNTTYGHLMLIYIIRSFGMSFIMMPIMTAGMNSLPLRLIPHGNALSNTMRQLAGSIGTAILVTVMSNQTTQYSATYAQELDKTSPFLKDHLQQMAQAMGGEQMATKQILGFVQKLASINGVNSAFLVATGLSLLAFILSLFLKGKEHYISREK from the coding sequence ATGACAGCGACCTTCATTATAATTTATGTAGTCATAGCGATCATTCTTGTCGGGTTGTTAAACTTGTTTATTTCGAAAAGAGGCAAGAAATCAACTAAAAGACAACTGGAACAAAAAAATTATAACAATGATTCGTCGAGTCAAAGTTATCAATCTAAATTTAACATAAGAGACAAAGATGATACGGCAGAGTCCAATAAATTATCTAACACTGATTCTACAGAAAAAGCTGAAGCGGCTTCTGTAGATAATGAAGAAACTCAATCATTTACTTCTGAGTCGGCACAGACAACTTCTAATGAGCATGCTCAAGAAGATGGTGCACAAGATTCAGATTTTGATAAAATTAACCCTGATTCAGAAGAAGCTAGGGTTAACGAAAAATTAAAAAAAGAACATAGTTCATTTATGTTTGGTAAAGGTACTACACAAATGAAAGTGTTATTAGCAATGATTTTTGGTATGTTTATTGCGATTTTAAACCAAACATTGTTAAATGTTGCCTTACCTAAAATTAATACAGACTTTAATATCTCAGCAAATACAGGGCAATGGTTGATGACTGGTTTCATGCTTGTCAACGGAATTTTAATTCCAATCAGTGCCTACCTATTCAATAAATACTCATATCGTAAATTATTCTTAGTTGCGATGGCGTTATTTACAATAGGTTCACTTGTTTGTGGTGTTTCAGGTTCATTCACTATTATGATGATTGGACGTGTATTACAAGCTATCGGTGCTGGTGTATTAATGCCTTTAGGTACTAATGTGTTTATGACTATCTTCCCACCAGAAAAACGTGGTGCGGCGATGGGTACACTTGGTATTGCGATGATATTAGCACCAGCAATCGGGCCAACATTATCTGGTTATATCGTTGAAAACTATCACTGGAACGTAATGTTCTACGGCATGTTCGTAATCGGTTTAGTTTCACTATTAATCTCATATATTTGGTTCCGTGTATATCAAGTTACAAGCAATCCTAAAGCTGACATTCCGGGTATTATCTTTAGTACTATCGGTTTCGGTGCTTTATTATATGGATTTAGTGAAGCAGGAAATAAAAGCTGGACTTCACCAGTAATCATCGTTTCATTTATTATTGGTGTAATCTTTATTATTGCTTTTGTAATCCGTGAATTAACAATGCGTATGCCAATGCTTAACTTAGAAGTATTGAAATATTCAGGTTTCACGTTAACTACTGTTATCAACATGATTGTTACAATGAGTTTATTTGGTGGTATGATTTTATTACCATTATATTTACAAAACTTAAGAGGTTTCACACCTGTACAATCTGGTCTATTACTCTTGCCGGGTGCCATAATTATGGGTATTATGGGACCAATCGCAGGGCGATTACTTGATGCTATCGGTATTAAACCATTAGCTATTATAGGTACTGCGATTATGACGTATGCAACGTACGAATTGACTAAACTTAATATGAATACCACTTATGGTCATTTAATGTTAATTTATATCATACGTTCATTCGGTATGAGTTTCATTATGATGCCTATTATGACAGCAGGTATGAACTCATTACCGCTACGCTTAATACCTCATGGTAATGCATTGTCTAATACAATGAGACAATTAGCAGGTTCTATTGGTACGGCAATACTAGTAACAGTAATGTCTAACCAAACAACACAATATTCTGCTACTTATGCACAAGAATTAGATAAAACGAGTCCATTCCTTAAAGACCATTTACAACAAATGGCTCAAGCAATGGGTGGAGAACAAATGGCTACTAAACAAATCTTAGGTTTCGTTCAAAAACTTGCTTCTATTAATGGTGTGAATAGCGCGTTCTTAGTTGCAACTGGATTAAGTTTACTAGCATTTATCTTAAGTTTATTCTTAAAAGGCAAAGAGCATTATATTTCAAGAGAAAAATAA